Proteins co-encoded in one Nicotiana sylvestris chromosome 7, ASM39365v2, whole genome shotgun sequence genomic window:
- the LOC104215422 gene encoding probable tetraacyldisaccharide 4'-kinase, mitochondrial, whose protein sequence is MEMEKLRKMVNQIAYTPAQDRLRTLSTLQLFLIPLLSLASTLYGFALPLRHRLYQLGLLHADRLPVPVISVGNLTWGGNGKTPMVEFLALWLAAAGISPLILTRGYGGADEAKMLQRHLYGISVKIGVGANRAVTAASFLKRYGHISPRKHGNSDLDRLFSDNKKGNSSYCDQIGVAILDDGMQHISLWRDIEIVMVNAMVPWGNHQLIPLGPLREPLTALARGDIVVIHHANLVSEKDVEAIASEIRTVKNSLPIFLSRLAPLYFLKARNMSHKLALMDICNTLVLCVSAIGSAESFVETIKKLGPTYVDRLDFSDHHLFEAKDIDMIRMRLWNLQSDFAMKPIVVVTEKDYDRAPEVLTYLDPYEVLVLCSSLQILPHKGSTEETFKKCLWQHLEVSCKV, encoded by the exons ATGGAGATGGAGAAGCTGAGGAAAATGGTGAACCAAATAGCCTATACACCAGCCCAAGACAGGCTCCGTACACTCTCTACACTTCAACTCTTTCTAATCCCTCTTCTCTCATTAGCTTCCACTCTCTATGGCTTCGCACTTCCCCTCCGTCATCGCCTTTACCAACTTGGTCTGCTTCACGCAGACAG GTTGCCGGTGCCAGTGATTAGCGTTGGGAATTTAACTTGGGGAGGTAATGGGAAGACTCCAATGGTTGAATTTCTTGCACTTTGGTTGGCTGCTGCTGGAATTTCACCTCTTATTCTCACAAGG GGTTATGGTGGTGCAGATGAAGCAAAAATGCTCCAAAGGCATCTGTATGGGATATCTGTGAAGATTGGTGTAGGTGCAAACAGGGCCGTTACGGCTGCCAGTTTTCTGAAAAGATATGGCCACATCAGCCCTCGCAAGCATGGTAACTCAGATTTGGACAGACTTTTCTCTGATAACAAAAAGGGAAATAGTTCTTATTGTGACCAAATTGGGGTTGCAATCCTAGATGACGGAATGCAG CATATCAGTTTGTGGCGTGACATCGAGATTGTAATGGTGAATGCAATGGTTCCATGGGGGAACCATCAGTTAATTCCACTTGGACCATTAAGGGAACCTTTGACTGCACTTGCACGCGGAGATATAGTTGTAATCCATCATGCGAACTTG GTCTCAGAAAAGGACGTTGAGGCCATAGCATCAGAAATTCGAACAGTAAAAAATTCTCTTCCTATATTCTTGAGCAGATTGGCGCCTTTATACTTTCTTAAAGCTCGCAACATGTCTCACAAATTGGCTTTGATGGACATCTGTAATACACTTGTCTTATGTGTCTCAGCAATTGGATCTGCTGAATCTTTTGTTGAAACAATAAAGAAG CTGGGGCCAACATATGTTGATCGGCTAGACTTTAGTGACCACCATTTATTTGAAGCTAAG GATATTGACATGATCAGAATGAGACTTTGGAATCTTCAATCAGACTTTGCTATGAAGCCTATTGTTGTTGTAACAGAAAAG GACTATGATAGAGCTCCCGAGGTTCTTACATATTTGGATCCATATGAAGTGTTGGTTCTTTGCTCCAGCTTGCAAATTCTACCTCATAAAGGAAGCACAGAAGAAACATTTAAGAAGTGTCTGTGGCAGCATTTGGAAGTTAGCTGCAAGGTCTAA